The sequence below is a genomic window from Borrelia hispanica CRI.
ATACTTTATTCCTCTTCATTGCTCTGATTATCATAACCCCTATTTGCAAATTCTTCAAGCTTTGATTGATTCAACCAATTTTTTACCCTCAAAATACTCTCTTCATATCTTTTTTTATTTTTATTTTCTTCTATTTTATCTAAATATCTCATAGTTTTTCCTTTGGTAACTTTGTTTATTTTAAAGGTAATATCATTTTTTCTCTCATTTTTTATTTCTTTTTTATTATTTATAATATGACTGACATTTTTAGTTGCATTTTTAGATTTATAAATTTTAACCCTTTTGTTTTGTAAATATTTTTTTTGTGTTTTCTTTGTGAATTTATATATCGCATTAGCATCATGTTCAAC
It includes:
- a CDS encoding plasmid maintenance protein; protein product: MTKQKLELNTQPLKQYHTRYYKILSMLKYFQKNAINYNQTKILNTLNYFLKKDDIKIITLRTLRQDLCFLCKNGIIEKTLIRLGKGNGSYIRYAVNKYSNNNLNRLLESKQSIVEHDANAIYKFTKKTQKKYLQNKRVKIYKSKNATKNVSHIINNKKEIKNERKNDITFKINKVTKGKTMRYLDKIEENKNKKRYEESILRVKNWLNQSKLEEFANRGYDNQSNEEE